In Holophagales bacterium, one DNA window encodes the following:
- a CDS encoding EutN/CcmL family microcompartment protein, translating into MILGRVVGNVTSTINHPWCDGRKLMIVEREAPDGSPLPGYLIAVDTVGAGPGERVLVLDEGNGARQVVGSKDAPVRSVIVGIVDAADVG; encoded by the coding sequence ATGATCCTCGGCCGGGTCGTCGGCAACGTCACCTCGACGATCAACCACCCCTGGTGTGACGGGCGAAAGCTGATGATCGTCGAGCGGGAGGCGCCCGACGGCTCGCCGCTCCCCGGCTACCTGATCGCCGTCGACACCGTCGGCGCCGGTCCAGGCGAGCGCGTCCTCGTCCTCGACGAAGGCAACGGCGCCCGCCAAGTCGTCGGTTCGAAAGACGCCCCGGTCCGCTCGGTCATCGTCGGCATCGTCGACGCCGCCGACGTCGGCTGA
- a CDS encoding EutN/CcmL family microcompartment protein, with protein MLLGRVIGSVVPAVVYEGLTGVAMLLVQPLDQQGEPRGEPLVAADATRMAGPGELVYYEGGREAAMALDPWFVPIDHAILGIVDTHHVEGGAGGGGAR; from the coding sequence ATGCTCCTCGGTCGCGTCATCGGCAGCGTCGTCCCGGCGGTGGTCTACGAAGGGCTCACCGGCGTGGCGATGCTCCTCGTCCAGCCGCTCGACCAGCAGGGCGAGCCGCGAGGCGAGCCGCTGGTCGCCGCCGATGCGACGCGCATGGCGGGGCCGGGCGAGCTCGTCTACTACGAAGGCGGACGCGAGGCGGCGATGGCGCTCGATCCCTGGTTCGTGCCGATCGACCACGCCATCCTCGGCATCGTCGACACCCATCACGTCGAAGGCGGGGCGGGCGGCGGAGGGGCGCGATGA
- a CDS encoding BMC domain-containing protein, producing MMKKHPALAIIEFSDIPVGVHATDAMLKKSPIAFVKCGTISRGRYLTMVGGTTAAVEEALAEGVEQGGASVLDRILLADVHPRVYAAIVGARQAGGSGALAILETDTVASNVRAAEVALKATEVDLVEIRLADTGLSGKGLSLYQGDLYQIEEAMSVSRRFLDEAGVPARHRTIAAPHEALLKQIGSSTGFATQVLLELEGEQAS from the coding sequence ATGATGAAGAAGCACCCGGCCCTCGCCATCATCGAATTCAGCGACATCCCGGTGGGGGTCCATGCCACCGACGCGATGCTCAAGAAGTCGCCGATCGCCTTCGTCAAGTGCGGCACGATCAGTCGCGGCCGCTACCTGACGATGGTGGGCGGCACGACCGCGGCGGTCGAGGAGGCGCTCGCCGAAGGCGTCGAACAGGGCGGGGCGAGCGTGCTCGACCGGATCCTTCTCGCCGACGTCCACCCGCGCGTCTACGCGGCGATCGTCGGTGCCCGCCAGGCCGGAGGCAGCGGGGCGCTGGCGATTCTCGAGACCGACACCGTCGCCTCGAACGTGCGGGCCGCCGAGGTGGCGCTGAAAGCCACCGAGGTCGACCTCGTCGAGATCCGCCTCGCCGACACCGGCCTGTCGGGCAAGGGGCTCAGCCTCTACCAGGGCGACCTCTACCAGATCGAGGAGGCGATGAGCGTCTCCCGGCGCTTCCTCGACGAGGCGGGCGTGCCGGCGCGCCATCGCACCATCGCCGCGCCGCACGAGGCGCTGCTCAAGCAGATCGGCTCGAGCACCGGGTTCGCCACGCAGGTGCTGCTCGAGCTCGAAGGCGAGCAGGCGTCGTAG
- a CDS encoding aldehyde dehydrogenase EutE: MARLSERDLEAIAQRIAADISASGGAVASATGRPAASAAGSDGGPADPAAGAFATVDEAVRAARAAQPRLVALPLTVRARILAAIRATMLEHAAELAKMAHEETGLGRAEDKILKNRLVAEKTPGLEDLAPQAVTGDHGLTLLEPAPFGVIGAITPSTNPTSTIICNAIGMLAAGNSVVFCVHPLARNCSIATVALINRAVAAAGGPACTVTCLANPTIQAAQEVMTHPGIRLVVVTGGGAVVKAAMASGKRAICAGPGNPPVVVDETAHLDKAARDIVAGASTDNNIICVDEKEVFVVASVADRLLAAMEGAGAVRLDATRLRQIENLVFAKHPGPRGRGAMNHDLIGKDVAVILGRIGMSVPRETRLAVVEVDADHPLLWSEQMIPILPVCRVPDADRAIDLAIEVEGGNRHTAVMHSTHLDRLSRMAKACDCSIFVKNGRSQAGLGLDGEGTCSFTIASPTGEGLTGPRQFSRWRRCVLVDHFRIT; this comes from the coding sequence ATGGCGCGTCTTTCCGAGCGGGACCTCGAGGCGATCGCGCAGCGGATCGCGGCGGATATCTCTGCCTCGGGAGGCGCGGTGGCGTCGGCCACCGGACGTCCGGCCGCGTCCGCGGCCGGAAGCGATGGCGGGCCGGCTGATCCTGCGGCGGGGGCCTTCGCCACGGTGGACGAGGCGGTGCGGGCGGCGCGCGCGGCGCAGCCGCGGCTCGTGGCGTTGCCCCTCACGGTGCGGGCGCGCATCCTCGCCGCCATCCGCGCCACCATGCTCGAGCACGCCGCCGAGCTGGCGAAGATGGCGCACGAGGAGACCGGCCTCGGCCGCGCCGAAGACAAGATCCTCAAGAACCGCCTGGTCGCCGAGAAGACGCCAGGGCTCGAGGATCTCGCGCCGCAGGCGGTGACCGGCGACCACGGTCTCACCCTGCTCGAGCCGGCGCCGTTCGGGGTCATCGGCGCCATCACGCCGTCGACCAATCCGACCTCGACGATCATCTGCAACGCCATCGGCATGCTCGCCGCGGGCAACAGCGTGGTCTTCTGCGTTCACCCGCTGGCCCGCAACTGCTCGATCGCCACCGTGGCGCTGATCAACCGTGCGGTGGCGGCGGCCGGCGGTCCGGCCTGCACGGTCACCTGCCTTGCCAACCCGACGATCCAGGCGGCCCAGGAGGTGATGACCCATCCGGGAATCCGCCTGGTCGTCGTCACCGGCGGCGGTGCCGTGGTCAAGGCGGCGATGGCGAGCGGCAAGCGGGCGATCTGCGCCGGCCCGGGCAATCCCCCGGTGGTGGTCGACGAGACGGCGCATCTCGACAAGGCGGCACGCGACATCGTCGCCGGCGCTTCGACCGACAACAACATCATCTGCGTCGACGAGAAAGAGGTCTTCGTCGTGGCGAGCGTCGCCGACCGGCTGCTCGCGGCGATGGAGGGCGCGGGCGCCGTGCGGCTCGACGCGACGCGCCTGCGCCAGATCGAGAACCTCGTCTTCGCCAAGCACCCGGGGCCGCGCGGTCGCGGCGCGATGAACCACGACCTGATCGGCAAGGACGTCGCGGTCATTCTCGGCCGCATCGGCATGAGCGTGCCGCGCGAGACCCGCCTCGCCGTCGTCGAGGTCGACGCCGACCACCCGCTCCTGTGGAGCGAGCAGATGATTCCGATCCTGCCGGTCTGCCGCGTTCCCGACGCCGACCGCGCCATCGACCTGGCGATCGAGGTCGAAGGCGGCAACCGCCACACGGCGGTCATGCACTCGACCCACCTCGACCGCCTGAGCCGCATGGCGAAGGCGTGCGACTGCTCGATCTTCGTCAAGAACGGCCGCTCGCAGGCGGGGCTCGGCCTCGACGGCGAGGGCACCTGTTCGTTCACCATCGCCAGCCCCACCGGGGAGGGGCTCACCGGACCGCGGCAGTTCTCGCGTTGGCGCCGCTGCGTCCTGGTCGACCACTTCAGGATCACATGA
- a CDS encoding EutN/CcmL family microcompartment protein: MQLCKVVGTVVATRKEPTLEGLKLMLVRPVDPEGREGGSFLVAADAVGAGPGELVLTAAGSSARQTHATQNRPVDAVIMAIVDSWEVGGQTKYKK, from the coding sequence ATGCAACTGTGCAAAGTGGTCGGGACGGTCGTCGCCACCCGCAAGGAGCCGACGCTCGAGGGGCTGAAGCTGATGCTGGTGCGCCCGGTCGACCCCGAAGGGCGCGAGGGCGGCTCCTTCCTCGTCGCCGCCGACGCGGTGGGCGCGGGTCCCGGCGAGCTGGTGCTCACCGCCGCCGGCAGCTCGGCACGCCAGACCCACGCGACGCAGAACCGCCCGGTCGATGCCGTCATCATGGCGATCGTCGACAGCTGGGAGGTCGGCGGCCAGACGAAGTACAAGAAGTAG
- a CDS encoding BMC domain-containing protein, translated as MTEALGMIECRSFPAVVEAADAAVKAAKVELVKYEKTGGGYVSIVVRGDVAAVKAAIDAGQAAAGRVGEVVTVHVIARPHVNVDAVMPLGRGEQGKAE; from the coding sequence ATGACGGAAGCCCTTGGCATGATCGAGTGCCGGTCGTTCCCGGCGGTGGTGGAGGCGGCCGACGCCGCGGTGAAGGCGGCCAAGGTCGAGCTGGTCAAGTACGAGAAGACCGGCGGCGGCTACGTGTCGATCGTCGTGCGCGGTGACGTCGCGGCGGTCAAGGCGGCGATCGACGCCGGACAGGCGGCTGCCGGCCGGGTCGGCGAGGTGGTCACGGTCCACGTCATCGCGCGCCCGCACGTCAACGTCGACGCGGTGATGCCGCTCGGCCGCGGGGAGCAGGGCAAGGCCGAGTAA
- the deoC gene encoding deoxyribose-phosphate aldolase, whose product MRIAIGADHGGYELKQALLEHLAVKGHQVDDCGTAGTAAVDYPVFAEAVARRVASGTCEVGIVVDGAGIGSAMAANKVPGVLAAACYSEGLARNSREHNDANVLSLGAGQLSVEQARGIADVFLSTSCTAERHRRRVELIRAIERQSMKGTSSAADSVELSAEQIQQIADRVRQILEQRGSGAAPPPVAAEKLAGMIDHTLLKPEATQADIEVLCAEARQHGFWSVCVNPTYVKQARTLLRGSAVKVCAVVGFPLGAAAPEIKALEARKAIREGAAEIDMVINIGALKGKEDALVLRDIRAVVEACKDGRALSKVIFENALLTDEEKVKACDLAMKAGADFVKTSTGFASSGATAEDVALMARQVAPKRLGVKAAGGIRTYDDAVRMIQAGATRIGASASVKIVDEARRRAAGGAPSAPAAAAPAGKGGY is encoded by the coding sequence TTGCGGATCGCGATCGGGGCTGATCACGGCGGATACGAGCTGAAGCAGGCGCTGCTCGAGCACCTTGCCGTGAAGGGCCATCAGGTCGACGACTGCGGCACGGCCGGAACGGCGGCGGTCGACTATCCCGTCTTCGCCGAGGCGGTGGCCCGACGTGTCGCCTCGGGGACCTGCGAGGTCGGCATCGTCGTCGACGGCGCGGGGATCGGATCGGCGATGGCGGCCAACAAGGTGCCGGGCGTCCTCGCCGCCGCGTGCTACAGCGAGGGGCTGGCGCGCAACTCGCGCGAGCACAACGACGCCAACGTCCTCTCGCTCGGCGCCGGGCAGCTCTCGGTCGAGCAGGCGCGCGGCATCGCCGACGTCTTCCTGTCCACCTCCTGCACCGCCGAGCGGCATCGCCGGCGGGTGGAGCTGATTCGTGCAATCGAGAGGCAATCGATGAAAGGGACCTCCTCTGCCGCCGACAGCGTCGAGCTCTCGGCCGAGCAGATCCAGCAGATCGCCGACCGTGTGCGGCAGATCCTCGAGCAGCGCGGCTCCGGCGCCGCGCCGCCGCCGGTGGCGGCCGAGAAGCTCGCCGGGATGATCGACCACACCCTCCTGAAGCCCGAGGCCACCCAGGCCGACATCGAGGTGCTCTGTGCCGAGGCCCGGCAGCACGGCTTCTGGTCGGTCTGCGTCAACCCGACCTACGTCAAGCAGGCGCGGACGCTCCTGCGCGGCAGCGCGGTGAAAGTCTGCGCCGTGGTCGGCTTCCCGCTCGGCGCCGCAGCGCCGGAGATCAAGGCGCTCGAAGCGCGCAAGGCGATCCGCGAAGGGGCCGCCGAGATCGACATGGTGATCAACATCGGCGCGCTCAAGGGCAAGGAGGACGCCCTCGTGCTGCGCGACATCCGCGCCGTGGTCGAAGCGTGCAAGGACGGCCGGGCGCTCTCCAAGGTCATCTTCGAGAACGCGCTGCTCACCGACGAGGAGAAGGTCAAGGCCTGCGATCTGGCGATGAAGGCCGGCGCCGACTTCGTCAAGACCTCCACCGGCTTCGCCTCGAGCGGCGCGACCGCCGAGGACGTGGCGCTGATGGCCCGCCAGGTGGCGCCGAAGCGGCTCGGCGTGAAGGCGGCCGGCGGGATTCGTACCTACGACGACGCGGTGCGGATGATCCAGGCGGGTGCGACGCGGATCGGCGCCAGCGCCAGTGTGAAGATCGTCGACGAGGCGCGGCGCCGCGCCGCCGGCGGAGCCCCGAGCGCTCCGGCGGCGGCCGCTCCGGCCGGTAAGGGAGGCTATTGA
- a CDS encoding M20/M25/M40 family metallo-hydrolase: MNEASPRERIGTEALALLEELCAISSPSGDRQGLGRMAERLARAFDEVGLPSRIELTGADALPLLLAGSPECAGALLVAGHLDTVLPAIRPRREADRLVGTGAIDMKGGLAAFWGALALLRAEGTVTGAWPADWGLVATPDEEVGGAVTRRTLARFGGNARALWVLEPGARRDDEGETLVVGRRGVVHFHLGIDGRAAHAGVDFPSGRSALAAAAEWVTRATALTAPSRGPTVNPARLVAGEAAAVDAPAALASLLGTPRQVNVVPDRARIDGEARFFSESDGEEVTAELARLADEIGRSREVRCAIDIGEPIPPLELTALRLAAAERAVALAAARGWNLELEDDRGGISFPNFLPAGVALPVLDGLGPVGGGMHTRDEFLDLASFSRRVELLADLLADELGP; encoded by the coding sequence ATGAACGAGGCCTCACCCCGGGAGCGGATCGGCACGGAGGCGCTCGCCCTCCTCGAGGAGCTCTGCGCCATCTCCTCGCCGAGCGGCGACCGACAAGGGCTCGGGCGGATGGCCGAGCGGCTCGCCCGGGCCTTCGACGAGGTCGGACTGCCATCGCGGATCGAGCTCACCGGAGCCGACGCGTTGCCGCTGCTGCTCGCCGGGTCGCCGGAGTGCGCGGGGGCCCTGCTCGTCGCCGGTCACCTCGACACCGTCCTTCCGGCCATCCGACCGCGGCGTGAAGCGGATCGGCTCGTCGGCACCGGCGCGATCGACATGAAGGGCGGCCTCGCGGCGTTCTGGGGCGCGCTCGCGCTGCTGCGGGCCGAGGGAACGGTGACCGGCGCCTGGCCTGCCGACTGGGGCCTCGTCGCGACGCCGGACGAAGAGGTCGGCGGAGCCGTGACGCGACGGACACTGGCGCGCTTCGGCGGGAACGCTCGTGCGCTCTGGGTGCTCGAGCCCGGGGCGCGTCGCGACGACGAGGGCGAGACGCTGGTCGTCGGCCGGCGCGGGGTCGTTCACTTCCACCTCGGGATCGACGGTCGCGCAGCACATGCCGGGGTCGACTTCCCCTCCGGCCGCTCGGCGCTCGCCGCAGCCGCGGAGTGGGTGACGCGGGCCACCGCCCTCACCGCTCCCAGTCGTGGTCCGACGGTCAACCCGGCGCGCTTGGTCGCCGGCGAGGCCGCCGCAGTCGACGCGCCGGCGGCGCTTGCATCTCTCCTCGGCACCCCGCGCCAGGTCAACGTGGTGCCCGATCGCGCCCGAATCGACGGCGAGGCGCGCTTTTTCTCCGAGAGCGACGGCGAGGAAGTCACCGCCGAGCTCGCTCGGCTCGCCGACGAGATCGGTCGCTCCCGCGAGGTGCGTTGCGCGATCGACATCGGCGAGCCGATCCCGCCGCTCGAGCTGACCGCCCTGCGTCTCGCCGCCGCCGAGCGTGCCGTCGCGCTCGCCGCCGCCCGCGGTTGGAACCTCGAGCTCGAAGACGACCGCGGCGGTATTTCGTTCCCGAACTTCCTTCCGGCCGGGGTCGCCCTCCCGGTTCTCGACGGCCTCGGTCCCGTCGGCGGCGGCATGCACACACGCGACGAGTTCCTCGACCTCGCCTCGTTTTCCCGGCGGGTCGAGCTCCTCGCCGATCTGCTCGCCGACGAGCTCGGACCCTAG
- a CDS encoding DMT family transporter, protein MGRRELAALLALAALWGASFLFIRVAAPALGPFPLMEGRVVLAAGLLWGLAKVRGVQVVLRPYWGRLLLLGLVHAAAPFALIAAAEVRLTASMAALLLSVQPLLTALVAARYGERLTSARVAGLLLGLVGVALLVGWSPVGLDRATLASSAAVLLAALCYASGSVYSRRRLAGAPVLTLALGQQLAAAAWLALPALATLPRHAVAPSAVAALVGLAVLSTAVAYQLFFWLIARVGPIGASTVTYLIPLFGLAWGALLLHEPVSRGMVLGLACILGSLGLAGRRLRPSGPLPSEPSAVAVVVRTRSPVPASADGS, encoded by the coding sequence ATGGGCCGCCGTGAGCTCGCCGCGCTCCTGGCGCTCGCCGCGCTCTGGGGAGCCTCGTTCCTCTTCATCCGCGTCGCCGCGCCGGCACTCGGTCCCTTTCCGCTCATGGAAGGTCGTGTGGTGTTGGCCGCCGGGCTTCTCTGGGGCTTGGCGAAGGTGCGCGGCGTCCAGGTCGTGCTCCGGCCGTACTGGGGCAGGCTCCTGTTGCTCGGGTTGGTGCATGCAGCCGCACCCTTTGCGTTGATCGCCGCCGCCGAAGTGAGGCTCACGGCGTCGATGGCTGCTCTCCTCCTCTCGGTCCAGCCGCTCTTGACCGCGCTCGTCGCCGCCCGCTACGGCGAGCGGCTGACGTCGGCGCGGGTCGCGGGGCTGCTCCTGGGGCTCGTCGGCGTCGCACTGCTCGTCGGCTGGTCGCCGGTCGGGCTCGATCGCGCGACGCTCGCCAGCTCGGCAGCGGTGCTGCTGGCCGCGCTCTGTTATGCGAGCGGGTCCGTCTACTCGCGTCGACGCCTCGCCGGGGCTCCCGTCTTGACGCTCGCGCTCGGCCAGCAGCTTGCTGCGGCGGCCTGGCTCGCTTTGCCCGCCCTGGCGACCCTGCCGCGGCATGCCGTCGCCCCGTCGGCGGTCGCCGCACTGGTCGGGCTCGCGGTCCTTTCGACGGCCGTGGCCTATCAGCTCTTCTTCTGGCTGATCGCCCGTGTCGGGCCGATCGGCGCCTCGACCGTGACCTACCTCATCCCGCTCTTCGGGCTTGCCTGGGGAGCGCTCCTGCTGCACGAGCCGGTCAGCCGCGGCATGGTCCTCGGACTCGCCTGCATCCTCGGCAGCCTCGGGCTCGCGGGGCGCCGACTGCGGCCGTCCGGCCCGTTGCCGTCTGAGCCGAGCGCGGTCGCCGTCGTGGTTCGTACCCGGTCGCCTGTCCCGGCGTCCGCCGACGGGAGTTGA
- a CDS encoding PLP-dependent aminotransferase family protein: MAKRISTLPLALPPRPTRAGAVHWLVDALRHRILAGQLRPGQRLPASRDLAAHYRLARGTVVSAFEQLAAEGYVVATVGSGTRVSEVLPDDLLRAPRANPRRSAEEVHPPRRLSRFARQSSLLRGNQPRPLCAFRANEPALDRFPTGLWAQVTGRRLRRLDPDLLVGCDPAGYRPLREAVADYLRSSRGVSCEAEQVLILSGSQEALDLASRILIEPGDRVALEEPGYPGARRVFTAHGAKIVDTPVDADGVVVDAARWRGVRLAYLTPAHQYPLGIALSLARRLELLDWARQSGAILFEDDYDSEFRYAARPLPALQGLDRHGVVCFAGSFSKVLFPSLRLGYLVVPPALVEPFSTVKSVVSRHAPLLDQAILTDFLTEGHFGRHLRRMREIYSGRLSALLDAGREHLAGRLKISPIEAGLQTVGWLAPGLRAEEVERAAAARGVEVIPLSRFTRSAGLPEGLQLGFAAVEVPELRRGVRELARVLDRLGGDRRGSQSGSLKPPVTRS, encoded by the coding sequence ATGGCGAAACGGATCAGCACGCTCCCCCTCGCGCTCCCCCCGCGCCCGACGCGAGCCGGTGCGGTGCACTGGCTCGTCGACGCCCTGCGCCACCGCATCCTCGCGGGGCAGCTCCGGCCCGGGCAGCGGCTCCCGGCGAGCCGCGACCTCGCAGCGCACTATCGCCTGGCGCGCGGCACGGTGGTGAGCGCCTTCGAGCAGTTGGCTGCCGAAGGCTACGTCGTCGCCACCGTCGGCTCCGGAACGCGGGTGAGCGAGGTCCTGCCCGACGATCTGCTGCGGGCGCCGCGGGCCAACCCTCGCCGGTCCGCCGAGGAGGTGCACCCACCCCGCCGCCTCTCACGCTTCGCCCGGCAGTCTTCGCTCCTGCGGGGCAATCAGCCGCGCCCGCTCTGCGCCTTTCGCGCCAACGAGCCAGCGCTCGATCGCTTTCCGACAGGCCTCTGGGCGCAGGTCACCGGACGGCGCCTCCGCCGCCTCGACCCGGATCTCCTGGTCGGCTGTGATCCCGCCGGCTACCGGCCGCTCCGCGAGGCGGTGGCCGACTACCTGCGCTCGTCGCGCGGCGTCTCCTGCGAAGCGGAACAGGTGCTCATCCTCTCCGGCTCCCAGGAGGCGCTCGACCTGGCGTCGCGCATCCTCATCGAGCCGGGCGATCGGGTCGCGCTCGAAGAGCCGGGCTACCCGGGTGCCCGGCGGGTCTTCACCGCACACGGCGCGAAGATCGTGGATACGCCGGTCGACGCCGACGGGGTGGTCGTCGACGCGGCACGCTGGCGTGGTGTTCGCCTCGCCTACCTCACCCCGGCGCACCAGTACCCGCTCGGCATCGCCCTGTCCCTCGCCCGTCGCCTCGAGCTGCTCGACTGGGCACGACAGAGCGGGGCGATCCTCTTCGAGGACGACTACGATTCCGAGTTCCGCTACGCTGCGCGCCCGCTGCCGGCCCTTCAGGGGCTGGATCGGCACGGCGTCGTCTGCTTCGCCGGCTCGTTCAGCAAGGTGCTCTTCCCGTCGCTTCGCCTCGGCTACCTCGTCGTCCCGCCGGCGCTCGTCGAGCCCTTCTCCACCGTCAAGTCCGTGGTGAGCCGTCATGCACCGCTGCTCGACCAGGCGATCCTCACCGATTTCCTCACCGAGGGGCACTTCGGGCGCCACCTGCGCCGGATGCGCGAGATCTACTCCGGACGGCTCTCGGCGCTGCTCGACGCCGGTCGCGAGCACCTCGCCGGCCGGCTCAAGATCTCGCCGATCGAGGCCGGGCTGCAGACGGTCGGTTGGCTCGCTCCCGGCCTGCGGGCCGAGGAGGTCGAGCGTGCCGCCGCCGCAAGGGGTGTCGAGGTCATCCCGCTCTCTCGCTTCACTCGCTCCGCCGGACTCCCCGAAGGGCTTCAGCTCGGCTTTGCTGCCGTGGAGGTTCCCGAGCTCCGCCGAGGGGTTCGCGAGCTCGCCCGGGTGCTCGATCGCCTGGGCGGTGATCGCCGGGGAAGCCAGTCCGGGAGTCTAAAGCCCCCCGTCACAAGGAGTTAG
- a CDS encoding response regulator, giving the protein MRKTRLLVVEDEPDIAEVLRYNLERAGFAVELEGTGDGALAAVRRQPPDLLLLDLMLPGLDGLELTRMLKRDPATAKLPIVMLTARGEEIDRIVGLELGADDYIPKPFSPREVVLRVRAVLRRHSTAGSTGEAAEAVEVGTLRLDTGAHRLEIRGKDVALTATEFRLLQTLMERVGRIQTRSRLLADVWGYSEEVDSRTVDTHVRRLRRKLGAEADRIETVIGVGYRLKP; this is encoded by the coding sequence GTGCGGAAGACGCGCCTTCTGGTCGTCGAGGACGAGCCCGACATCGCCGAAGTCCTGCGCTACAACCTGGAGCGCGCCGGGTTCGCCGTCGAGCTCGAAGGGACGGGAGACGGTGCGCTCGCCGCGGTGCGCCGACAGCCGCCGGACCTCCTGCTTCTCGACCTGATGCTGCCGGGCCTCGACGGCCTCGAGCTGACGCGGATGCTCAAGCGCGACCCGGCGACGGCGAAGTTGCCGATCGTCATGCTCACTGCCCGGGGCGAGGAGATCGACCGCATCGTCGGCCTCGAGCTCGGCGCCGACGACTACATCCCCAAGCCGTTCAGCCCGCGCGAGGTCGTCCTGCGCGTCCGCGCCGTGTTGCGGCGCCATTCGACTGCCGGCTCGACCGGGGAGGCGGCGGAAGCGGTCGAGGTCGGCACCCTGCGGCTCGATACCGGTGCGCACCGCCTGGAGATCCGCGGCAAGGACGTCGCCCTCACGGCCACCGAATTCCGGCTGCTGCAGACGCTGATGGAGCGCGTCGGCCGCATTCAGACGCGCAGTCGCCTGCTCGCCGACGTCTGGGGCTACAGCGAGGAGGTCGACAGCCGCACCGTCGACACCCACGTCCGGCGCCTGCGGCGCAAGCTCGGCGCCGAGGCCGACCGGATCGAGACGGTCATCGGCGTCGGCTATCGCCTGAAGCCCTGA